A portion of the Manihot esculenta cultivar AM560-2 chromosome 2, M.esculenta_v8, whole genome shotgun sequence genome contains these proteins:
- the LOC110607246 gene encoding TORTIFOLIA1-like protein 2, producing MKTLAQTKAKVPSRFNVQQSTFELRSKVVLALSKLADRDTCQIGVDDLEKIAQSLTPDGISPFLSCILDTDKEQKSAVRKECIRLMGVLVNFHRSLLGPHVAKMVATIVKRLRDPDSVVRDACVETMGVLASKLSDHGDAKGGVFVSLVRPLFEAMGEQNKQMQSGSALSLARVIDNTHDPPVSILQRMLTRTVKLLKNPHFMAKPAVIELNRIIIQAGGAPSQNVLSAAMTSIQEALRNSDWTTRKAASVALAEIASSGQSWLGSFKRSCISSLESCRFDKVKPVRDTVLHALQYWKSLPGPDTPESSETGSSIKDNFYRGEYSDITSTNDSMRKDVTPNRVVTDSAKRRIPLSVKKSCQNYQESQHPKADEWQIEIAVPKSLNVSLADICTEESEGSSVTKTLERINSYSTSIPDNGCEYAPVDDKQDCSSVSNLVSDNFETKFVTVSQDSIEAGGLLRSTGRNRRFTAEVINNEEQTHSAKVRDRGSLDSTLTENSFQPSHGCCSQVATEMACIQKQLLEIENKHSSLMEMLQVFSTGIMDGLSMLKSKVSVLEHEVDRISHALLHGARHSDSAISKLMKQNQSFSSPRLSTSSPRPSVDIHNKQPSLFSAKNSDIWEENASGRSRSVNLKKATEMRINPTVKTSRNAMKDMQDISGHGASNRNCTRKVDAVLASVSSANAREIGPENSNCLWQRVKGFLCKGDLDSAYVEALYSVDELVLVELLDRTGPVLESLSHKTVSDILSTLASYFLEQRFMNSIIPWLQQVVDLSTIHGPDYFVLSAKARREFLSAIQEAFNMEFSNPAERRSITQLAMRLCHLWGSSGQ from the exons ATGAAGACACTGGCACAAACGAAAGCCAAAGTACCTTCTAGGTTTAATGTTCAACAATCGACTTTTGAGTTAAGAAGCAAAGTGGTTCTTGCACTAAGCAAGCTTGCAGATCGAGATACATGTCAAATAGGTGTTGATGATCTTGAGAAAATAGCTCAATCTTTGACCCCAGATGGGATTTCTCCATTCCTTTCTTGTATTTTGGACACAGACAAGGAGCAGAAGAGCGCAGTTCGAAAGGAATGCATTAGATTGATGGGTGTACTGGTGAATTTCCACAGGAGTCTTCTTGGGCCTCATGTAGCTAAGATGGTTGCTACAATTGTCAAGAGGCTTAGAGATCCGGACTCTGTTGTGAGGGATGCTTGTGTGGAAACTATGGGTGTTTTGGCTTCTAAGTTGAGTGACCATGGAGATGCAAAAGGTGGAGTCTTTGTTTCTTTGGTGAGACCTCTTTTTGAAGCTATGGGTGAGCAGAATAAGCAAATGCAGTCAGGTTCAGCATTGAGCTTGGCAAGGGTCATTGATAATACCCATGATCCTCCAGTTTCCATTTTGCAACGGATGTTGACTCGAACTGTCAAATTGCTTAAGAATCCACACTTCATGGCAAAACCAGCAGTAATCGAGTTGAATAGAATTATTATTCAG GCTGGGGGTGCTCCATCACAAAATGTTCTATCTGCAGCAATGACTAGCATCCAAGAAGCACTCAGAAATAGTGACTGGACCACTCGCAAAGCAGCTTCTGTAGCATTAGCAGAAATTGCTTCAAGTGGTCAATCTTGGTTGGGATCTTTCAAGCGTTCCTGTATCAGTTCTCTTGAGTCATGCCGTTTTGACAAG GTAAAACCAGTTAGGGACACAGTACTTCATGCTCTACAGTACTGGAAAAGTCTTCCAGGGCCTGATACTCCTGAATCTTCGGAAACTGGATCTTCAATTAAAG ATAATTTCTATAGAGGCGAATATAGTGATATCACCAGTACCAACGACTCTATGAGGAAGGATGTTACACCAAATAGAGTTGTTACAGACTCGGCCAAAAGAAGGATTCCTTTATCTGTGAAGAAATCATGTCAAAATTACCAGGAGTCTCAGCACCCCAAAGCAGATGAATGGCAAATTGAAATTGCAGTCCCAAAATCCCTTAATGTTTCTTTAGCAGATATTTGTACTGAGGAATCTGAGGGTAGTTCTGTCACCAAGACTCTGGAAAGAATCAATTCTTACAGCACTAGTATACCAGATAATGGCTGTGAATATGCACCAGTTGATGACAAGCAAGATTGTTCATCAGTGTCCAACCTAGTTTCTGACAACTTTGAGACTAAGTTTGTGACAGTTTCTCAGGACTCAATTGAGGCTGGTGGCTTGCTAAGGTCCACCGGAAGAAATAGACGGTTCACAGCTGAAGTGATTAATAATGAGGAACAAACACATTCTGCGAAGGTTAGAGATCGTGGAAGTCTTGATTCTACACTCACAGAGAATAGTTTTCAACCTTCGCATGGATGCTGTTCACAGGTAGCCACTGAAATGGCTTGCATTCAAAAACAACTTTTGGAGATTGAAAACAAACATTCAAGTTTAATGGAAATGCTACAG GTATTTTCAACTGGCATAATGGATGGCTTATCTATGTTAAAGTCTAAGGTATCAGTTTTAGAGCATGAAGTTGATAGAATATCTCATGCACTTCTGCATGGGGCGAGACATTCTGATTCAGCAATCTCTAAACTTATGAAGCAGAACCAAAGTTTTTCTTCTCCCAGACTCTCAACATCCTCACCAAGGCCGTCTGTTGATATTCACAACAAACAGCCTTCATTGTTTTCAGCAAAGAACTCTGACATTTGGGAGGAAAATGCATctggtagaagcagatcagtcaatTTGAAAAAGGCCACAGAGATGAGGATTAATCCTACTGTAAAGACTAGTAGGAATGCCATGAAGGACATGCAGGATATCTCTGGACATGGAGCATCAAATAGGAATTGCACAAGAAAAGTTGATGCTGTCCTTGCTTCAGTTTCAAGTGCCAATGCAAGAGAAATTGGTCCAGAGAACAGCAATTGCCTGTGGCAACGTGTTAAAGGTTTTCTATGCAAAGGAGACCTTGACTCTGCATACGTGGAAGCTCTTTATTCGGTTGATGAACTTGTTCTAGTTGAGCTTCTTGATAGAACTGGTCCTGTACTGGAAAGTTTGTCCCACAAAACTGTCAGTGACATACTGAGCACTCTGGCATCTTACTTCTTAGAACAAAGATTTATGAACTCTATAATCCCTTGGTTGCAGCAG GTAGTGGACTTGAGCACAATTCATGGACCGGATTACTTTGTCCTCTCTGCTAAAGCAAGAAGGGAATTCTTGTCAGCAATTCAGGAGGCTTTTAACATGGAATTTTCTAATCCAGCTGAGAGAAGATCTATTACTCAACTTGCAATGAGATTGTGCCACCTGTGGG GCAGTAGCGGCCAATAA